A DNA window from Arachis hypogaea cultivar Tifrunner chromosome 18, arahy.Tifrunner.gnm2.J5K5, whole genome shotgun sequence contains the following coding sequences:
- the LOC112771497 gene encoding 1-aminocyclopropane-1-carboxylate oxidase homolog 1: MVEGEVEGREKMINNSDDRMSELKAFDDTKSGVKGLVDGGVTKIPTLFHHPLDKFPNASKTEHTMIPVIDLEGVAKDPITRQQVVSRIREASETWGFFQVVNHGIPESVLEVLKEGVRRFFEQDVEVKKEVYTRDDMKPFVYNSNFDLYSSPALNWRDSFSCQLAPEPPKPQDLPEVCRDILLEYGTNVTKLGITLFELFSESLNLHSNYLRDMKLGITEQIRCAGHYYPACPEPELAIGTTKHSDASFLTVLLQDHIGGLQILHNDKWIDVRPVPGTLVVNIGDLLQLITNDRFKSVQHRVLANLIGPRVSFACFLGSSVKPSSKPFGPIKELLSEDSPPKYKETTAAEYVAYFCAKGLGIPVLEHFRI; this comes from the exons ATGGTGGAGGGTGAAGTTGAAGGTAGAGAGAAGATGATCAATAATTCTGATGATAGGATGAGTGAGCTGAAGGCATTTGATGACACAAAAAGTGGTGTCAAGGGTCTTGTTGATGGAGGTGTTACAAAGATTCCAACCTTATTTCATCATCCACTTGATAAATTCCCAAACGCCTCCAAAACAGAGCACACCATGATTCCCGTCATAGATCTTGAAGGTGTTGCCAAAGATCCAATCACTCGCCAACAAGTTGTTTCAAGAATAAGGGAGGCATCTGAGACATGGGGTTTCTTCCAAGTGGTGAATCATGGCATCCCTGAGAGTGTTCTTGAGGTGTTGAAGGAGGGGGTTAGAAGGTTCTTTGAACAAGATGTTGAAGTGAAGAAAGAGGTATATACTCGTGATGATATGAAGCCATTTGTCTATAATAGTAATTTTGATCTTTATAGTTCACCAGCACTCAATTGGAGAGATAGTTTTTCATGTCAACTGGCTCCTGAACCTCCCAAACCTCAAGACTTGCCAGAAGTATGCAG GGATATACTTCTAGAGTATGGGACTAATGTTACGAAATTGGGGATCACACTCTTTGAATTATTCTCAGAATCTCTTAATCTGCATTCAAACTATTTAAGAGACATGAAATTGGGTATTACCGAACAAATTCGTTGTGCTGGCCATTATTATCCTGCATGTCCTGAACCAGAACTAGCAATTGGAACCACCAAGCATTCCGATGCTTCTTTTCTTACCGTGCTTCTCCAAGACCATATTGGTGGCCTCCAAATTCTTCATAATGACAAATGGATCGATGTACGCCCTGTACCCGGAACTTTAGTTGTTAATATTGGTGACCTTCTACAG CTAATAACGAATGACAGATTCAAGAGCGTTCAACATAGAGTGCTGGCGAATCTCATTGGTCCAAGAGTATCCTTTGCATGTTTTTTGGGCTCTAGTGTGAAACCATCTTCGAAGCCCTTTGGTCCTATAAAAGAATTGTTATCTGAAGACAGTCCTCCAAAATATAAAGAAACAACAGCTGCAGAGTATGTAGCATACTTTTGTGCCAAAGGTCTTGGAATCCCTGTTCTTGAACACTTCAGGATTTAA